The following proteins are co-located in the Flammeovirga kamogawensis genome:
- a CDS encoding thiamine pyrophosphate-binding protein, giving the protein MTVSEFLLGRLNELSVNHLFGIPGDYVLPFFDELIDKNTGVKHVNSRNELNATYSADGYSRLNGFGAAAVTFGVGSLSTVNAISGAYADNSPLVVICGAPTREASKTVGTRLYHHLLGQDFDTSMKVMENITIKTLRLSSLETAAAEIDDLLITSFIHKKPVYLEIPFDLQGAELDIYPTSPLDFKQTVTNQKKLTAAVDQILKLIDKADSISSLVGPLLQRNNMILTTDKVISHINACVGTVFTGKISHFEDHPNAVGFYQGKVSEDYTIKMIDGADLNITFGVQHTEFDTGVFTDGIGVNQDSIHILNDMVIINGEYYFDVYLKDILPILAEKVTSLSPKQLEIDKSAKKFSFERRDKFTPTDNALTIDRMYVQFANFMDSGDVLVGDTGGYINSSQTEFKKDIKIHGCGNWGSLGAGFGMSVGASFAHSEVTSDKGQVISITGDGAFLMSAQELSTVIEHELDMTLIILDNSGYGAERQIHPGKERSYNDFLPWKYEQLAETFGDIDGVTTSSYVAQTENDLDGIFTELRGKKGVNVVRVKLDPWDSASFNVKFSEALQH; this is encoded by the coding sequence ATGACAGTTTCAGAATTTTTACTAGGAAGATTAAACGAGTTAAGCGTAAATCATTTATTTGGTATTCCAGGCGATTATGTATTACCATTTTTCGATGAGTTAATAGATAAGAATACAGGAGTTAAACATGTTAATAGTAGAAACGAATTAAACGCAACATATTCAGCAGATGGTTATTCAAGACTTAATGGTTTTGGTGCTGCAGCAGTTACTTTTGGAGTTGGTTCTTTAAGTACAGTAAATGCAATATCAGGTGCTTACGCAGATAATTCTCCTTTAGTAGTTATTTGTGGAGCACCAACAAGAGAAGCTTCTAAAACAGTAGGTACTAGGTTATACCATCATTTATTAGGTCAAGACTTCGATACTTCTATGAAAGTAATGGAGAATATTACTATTAAAACGTTGAGATTATCATCTTTAGAAACAGCTGCTGCAGAAATTGATGATTTATTAATTACATCATTCATACATAAAAAACCTGTTTATTTAGAAATTCCATTCGATCTTCAAGGTGCAGAATTAGATATTTATCCTACTTCACCTTTAGATTTTAAGCAGACCGTTACAAATCAGAAAAAATTAACAGCTGCTGTTGATCAGATCCTGAAATTAATAGATAAGGCAGATAGTATTTCCTCTTTAGTAGGCCCTTTATTACAGAGAAATAATATGATCTTGACAACAGATAAAGTCATCTCTCATATTAATGCTTGTGTGGGGACAGTATTTACAGGAAAGATTTCTCATTTCGAAGATCATCCAAATGCTGTTGGTTTTTATCAAGGTAAAGTATCAGAAGATTATACTATAAAAATGATTGATGGAGCAGACCTAAATATTACGTTTGGTGTGCAGCATACAGAATTTGACACTGGTGTTTTTACAGATGGTATTGGTGTTAATCAAGATTCTATTCATATTTTAAATGATATGGTTATAATAAATGGAGAATATTATTTTGATGTTTATTTAAAAGATATTCTTCCTATTTTAGCTGAAAAAGTTACTTCTCTATCTCCTAAACAATTAGAAATTGATAAGTCAGCGAAAAAGTTTTCATTTGAAAGACGTGATAAATTCACTCCTACAGATAATGCTTTAACAATTGATAGAATGTATGTTCAGTTTGCAAACTTCATGGATTCGGGTGATGTTTTAGTAGGTGATACTGGTGGGTACATTAACTCATCACAGACAGAATTTAAGAAAGATATTAAGATTCATGGATGTGGAAATTGGGGTTCTTTAGGAGCAGGTTTTGGAATGAGTGTTGGAGCTAGTTTTGCACACAGTGAAGTAACTTCTGATAAAGGACAAGTTATAAGTATTACTGGTGATGGAGCATTTTTAATGTCTGCACAAGAGTTATCTACTGTAATAGAGCATGAATTAGACATGACTTTAATAATTCTTGATAATTCTGGTTATGGTGCAGAACGCCAGATACACCCAGGTAAAGAACGTTCTTATAATGACTTTTTACCATGGAAATATGAGCAATTGGCAGAAACATTTGGTGATATTGATGGAGTGACTACATCAAGTTATGTAGCACAAACAGAAAATGATCTAGATGGTATTTTCACTGAATTAAGAGGTAAAAAAGGAGTAAATGTAGTTAGAGTAAAATTAGATCCTTGGGATAGTGCATCTTTCAACGTTAAGTTTAGCGAAGCATTACAACACTAA
- a CDS encoding carbohydrate-binding protein, translated as MKHTTKLKNQLFIVLLFLFSNVNAQSFTFGTIPDTQNLSEYDSDAWKLMGLTGWYVEQRQNLNISFVASLGDMTQWGDYGQWQRVRNAYDLFTESGMPYAPCQGNHDPQLDRFNQYFPESEFIGTPTYGGNFNGMENAYYLFSEAGMDFIVVTLQTHDNYIGDYDLPSINWANDILNQYADRRAIFITHDFFEERGLINDVIKQHDNLFLAICGHSCSREEYWTETSPSGNTVNCIMTDYQCDNDKGTTLRYYTFVPEENRIDAFTYNTLSGNYETDANSQFSINYQMESVPCELPHQAYNGNVVTLPGTFEAENYNEGCPTIPFYDTDISNQGSEYRTDAVDIEVCTDGGFNVGWTEAGEWLNYQVNVATSGTYNFDFKVASFQGGGSFHLEVDDIAITETINVASTDGWQSWSIISSNDVLLNNGIQNIKLVIDQGGFNIDNITATSVITEIPPSITLINSTPTSPKSTDDITISATITDNSNVVNAEILWNNQVIVMTHNADIYSGIIPAQVDGTIINYQIKAIDNDGLVTISNQQSITVNDPDINEPQLIWSDEFNYTGLPDPSKWGYDVGNGGYGNNELQNYTENRLENARVENGHLIIEARRDWYQNIEYSSARLVTKNKGDWLYGRVDVSAKLPGGKGTWAAIWMLPTDWEYGGWPDSGEIDIMENVGYDPNTVHGTVHTEAYNHRIGTQLSNTIDKSTYQSEFHSYSVEWTEDKMDFFIDGEKYFTHLKHGGSAEWPFDKRFHLILNLAVGGDWGGALGVDSNIWPQRMEVDYVRVYDKGPSQEVVTTTLPGRLEAENYSDAEGVQKETCSEGGQNVGYISSGDWLKYNVDVTTTGSYLVEYRVASNDGGGQLNLEQNSGSTILGSLSVPYTAGWQTWTTISDTVQLTAGEQNIAIGIPSGGFNINWIQFTSIDNTPDNITPIRIEAENYSIMDGLQTEACSEGGENIGYTDQNDWAVYDVEIPAGNYEVSYRFASMNGGGEIQLEKAGGGGTFANTSISSTGGWQNWSTVSDQISITEPISKIAINIRQGGFNLNWIELVPQSSNARNNTSSSTLQLEETLRIYPIPATNKLTISNFKNQIVDLSAYSLDGKKHPLNNTNNSVDLSQLKKGIYILHIIDNKGKLYSKKFIKE; from the coding sequence ATGAAACACACTACAAAACTAAAAAATCAACTATTCATTGTGTTATTGTTTTTGTTCTCTAATGTAAATGCACAAAGCTTTACTTTTGGTACAATTCCAGATACACAAAACCTATCAGAATACGATAGTGACGCATGGAAATTAATGGGTCTTACAGGTTGGTACGTCGAACAGCGACAAAATCTCAATATTTCTTTTGTTGCCTCGCTTGGTGATATGACACAATGGGGTGATTATGGACAATGGCAAAGAGTGCGTAATGCATACGATCTATTTACAGAAAGTGGAATGCCGTATGCACCTTGCCAAGGAAATCACGATCCTCAATTAGATAGGTTTAATCAGTATTTTCCAGAAAGTGAATTTATTGGAACACCTACTTATGGAGGTAATTTTAACGGAATGGAAAATGCCTATTACTTGTTTTCTGAAGCAGGAATGGACTTTATTGTTGTTACCTTACAAACACACGATAATTACATTGGAGACTACGACCTTCCCTCAATTAATTGGGCAAATGATATCTTAAATCAATATGCTGATAGAAGAGCAATATTTATTACCCATGATTTCTTCGAGGAAAGAGGTTTAATCAATGATGTAATTAAGCAACATGACAACCTATTTTTAGCTATTTGTGGTCATTCTTGTTCAAGAGAAGAATATTGGACAGAAACATCACCTTCAGGAAATACTGTTAACTGTATAATGACAGATTACCAATGTGATAATGATAAAGGAACAACACTTCGTTATTACACCTTCGTTCCAGAAGAAAATAGAATTGATGCATTTACTTACAATACTTTAAGCGGAAACTATGAAACGGATGCTAATTCACAATTCAGCATTAATTATCAAATGGAAAGTGTTCCGTGTGAACTTCCACACCAAGCTTATAATGGTAATGTAGTAACACTTCCAGGTACTTTCGAAGCTGAGAATTATAACGAAGGTTGCCCAACTATTCCATTTTACGATACAGATATATCTAACCAAGGTAGTGAATACAGAACAGATGCAGTAGATATTGAAGTTTGTACAGACGGAGGTTTTAATGTTGGATGGACAGAAGCTGGAGAGTGGTTAAACTATCAGGTAAATGTAGCAACTTCAGGTACATATAATTTTGATTTTAAAGTTGCTTCTTTTCAAGGTGGCGGTAGTTTTCACTTAGAAGTTGATGACATTGCTATTACAGAAACAATTAATGTTGCATCAACTGATGGATGGCAAAGCTGGTCTATTATTTCTTCTAATGATGTACTTCTAAACAATGGTATTCAAAATATTAAATTAGTAATCGATCAAGGAGGTTTTAATATTGATAATATTACTGCAACAAGCGTAATAACTGAAATCCCTCCTAGTATAACTCTTATAAATAGTACTCCTACATCACCTAAATCAACTGATGACATTACTATTTCTGCTACAATTACAGACAATAGTAATGTAGTAAATGCAGAGATTTTATGGAATAATCAAGTGATTGTTATGACACATAATGCTGATATTTATAGTGGTATTATTCCAGCTCAAGTAGATGGAACTATCATCAATTATCAAATAAAAGCTATAGATAACGATGGTCTTGTAACTATTTCGAATCAGCAATCTATTACTGTAAATGATCCTGATATCAATGAACCTCAATTAATATGGTCTGATGAATTTAATTATACAGGTCTACCAGATCCATCAAAATGGGGATATGATGTAGGAAATGGCGGATACGGTAATAATGAATTACAGAACTATACGGAGAACCGTTTAGAAAACGCCCGTGTAGAAAATGGGCATCTAATTATTGAGGCAAGAAGAGATTGGTATCAAAACATAGAATATTCTTCTGCTAGATTAGTAACTAAAAATAAAGGTGATTGGTTATACGGACGTGTTGACGTATCTGCTAAACTACCAGGTGGAAAAGGAACTTGGGCTGCCATTTGGATGCTTCCTACAGATTGGGAATATGGCGGATGGCCAGATAGTGGTGAAATAGATATTATGGAAAATGTAGGTTATGATCCGAACACAGTACATGGTACCGTTCATACAGAAGCTTATAACCATAGAATCGGTACACAGTTAAGTAATACTATTGATAAATCTACTTATCAATCAGAATTTCATTCTTATTCTGTAGAATGGACAGAAGATAAAATGGATTTCTTTATTGACGGAGAAAAATATTTTACACACTTAAAACATGGTGGTTCTGCTGAATGGCCATTTGATAAACGTTTCCATTTAATCTTAAATCTTGCAGTTGGTGGAGACTGGGGTGGTGCTTTAGGTGTCGATTCTAATATTTGGCCACAAAGAATGGAAGTAGATTATGTTAGAGTTTATGACAAAGGTCCTTCTCAAGAAGTCGTTACTACTACGCTTCCTGGAAGATTAGAAGCGGAAAATTATTCTGATGCAGAAGGTGTTCAGAAAGAAACTTGTAGTGAAGGCGGACAAAATGTTGGATATATTTCTAGTGGCGATTGGTTAAAATACAATGTAGATGTAACTACAACAGGTAGTTACTTAGTCGAATATAGAGTGGCAAGTAATGATGGCGGAGGACAGTTAAACTTAGAGCAAAATAGTGGTTCAACAATTCTTGGTTCATTAAGTGTTCCTTATACTGCCGGATGGCAAACTTGGACTACTATTTCTGATACTGTTCAGTTAACTGCTGGAGAGCAAAATATAGCCATTGGTATTCCTTCTGGAGGGTTTAATATTAATTGGATTCAGTTTACTTCTATAGACAACACACCAGATAACATTACACCTATTAGAATAGAAGCCGAAAATTATTCAATTATGGATGGTCTTCAGACTGAGGCTTGTAGCGAAGGTGGTGAAAATATTGGCTATACAGACCAGAATGATTGGGCTGTTTATGATGTCGAAATACCTGCAGGAAATTATGAAGTTAGCTATAGATTTGCTTCAATGAATGGCGGTGGAGAAATCCAACTTGAAAAAGCTGGTGGTGGCGGAACATTTGCGAACACTAGTATTAGCAGTACAGGTGGATGGCAAAATTGGTCTACTGTTTCTGATCAAATTTCTATTACTGAACCTATCAGTAAAATTGCAATAAACATTAGGCAAGGTGGTTTCAATCTAAATTGGATTGAACTAGTACCTCAATCAAGTAATGCTAGAAATAATACAAGTTCTTCTACTCTACAACTAGAAGAAACATTACGCATTTATCCTATCCCTGCCACAAATAAATTGACTATTTCTAATTTTAAAAATCAAATAGTTGACCTAAGTGCATATAGTTTAGATGGTAAAAAACATCCTTTAAATAACACTAATAATAGTGTCGATCTATCACAACTTAAAAAAGGAATTTATATCCTTCATATCATAGATAACAAAGGAAAGTTGTATTCTAAAAAATTTATTAAAGAGTAA
- a CDS encoding Ig-like domain-containing protein: MKKQKLIFCLSLLLSTLLSMHVFGQNHVEIRNENQNARLYVNNQRYIIRGVCYLPIPKGGTSPTWENIDTDIALMQQAGINTIRTYAPILENNVIDKLAAGGIRIIMGFGYSDPSHPYKIVDGTYIEYVNQYKDHPAILMWEFGNEYNYHTYPSAEGGWFDGGPMEWFNALQNAAASVKAIDPHHPISTAHGEKPTKYGDMWGDPIEVAPDVDVWGMNVYRWTGSSGAIWDFWYSFNAQGRVKGAYLSEAGADSYDVRIMEENQGMHAADMKEILSQVLTAVNPEDGKKIIDCGLGITLFQFTDGWNKTGNPATHDVGNVDLPGSFPQDNFNNEEWFGITTIERQPKQAFYEVADIYNNLKAQFPDPPMGVVGNTVNVTGITVNTSNVTLYVGDQLTIFTEILPENASNKTVSWSASSIAAGVDNGTITANQTGSSIITATTVDGNFSATCNVTVINRVQPTCDIDNQIEAESYVTMNGIQLEATTDIGGGQNVGWIDAGDWLQYDIALPACTYEVTFRVASLDGGGILELKNENSLLSSSQVTQTSGWQNWVDITEEVTISEAITSLSIHAPSGGYNINWVKIKSKEDNTDIAPNSIALSTSSIALTIGEQQTITANILPSNATDKSIVWSSSNPAIAAVDQNGFITAISGGSAIITGTTSNQLNATCTVTVQNPIINVSTINLNTITETLIEGNSTILTATVLPENATDKSVTWSSSNTAIASVNQNGLVTAISEGSAIISVISNNGNISASATINVEADNSISCNFSTLIEAETYTASLDVQVENTTDTNGGQNVGWIDAGDWLVWNVNIPACTYKITYRIASAVNGGTIQIEEAGGVNVFGQVTFNGTGGWQSWIDVEQEITIENDISELAIYTPTGGFNINWIKIESLNPTIPATSITLNNCPADVALNTSHQLTATVLPSNTTDKAIIWSSSDENIVTVDQTGIVNVIGYGEAIITAVSSNQLSASCTVILENNIVPVSSISLFDLQEKNEITIEEDASFTLSPRILPQDATNKNINWSSSNTAIVTVTQDGTIMGISEGNATITVITEDGNLSTSAPIIVTAKPIGNGELTLLWEDQFNGNSLDPNNWVMENSNGCDIGNCSFGNQELQAYTNRNENVSVENGKLVLTARKETLMDRDFTSGKVMSREKVNINYGVVEASIKLPDMNNGLWPAFWMLHTRNNWPYTGEIDILEAGAKALERDVNEEVKSNIFWRAEAAGVDANLQWGNEDAFSYYTGEQSGKQAHEAFFVYRLYWTPDYIRTTILQTDSDGEPIPSTEYEMLRIDNDPNNPTFQNEFFSDDSFYVIMNLAVGGWFPFNPDNGENNAANVTALPTPGSEREMLIDYVRVYSIDGIGAISSGPGYANPIPPTKFGIYQDGTETAKSLEYGIDAELWVWSGSDVLLNAEASVYGDSALNFTMPANTWSGLGFNSSDVLNLSNYNGGTLRFKAKTNSQEPFRIHTWTRTGGREVQFGRGENAYGLVRDGQWHDVEIPLNDVVDNLSEVIRPFIIGEIPGNTPSSDLEIVLDEIHYATSGSNARLNESALALEQEITINAYPNPATNIITLNGELQNFSQLTVFNIDGKIQFSQNIDNELKADILISNLKTGIYFIQLNGAEHSKSIKFIKK; this comes from the coding sequence ATGAAAAAACAAAAACTAATTTTTTGTCTTAGTCTACTACTAAGCACACTTCTCTCTATGCATGTTTTTGGGCAGAACCATGTTGAAATCCGTAATGAAAACCAAAATGCCCGACTCTATGTTAATAATCAAAGGTATATTATTAGAGGTGTTTGTTACCTCCCTATTCCAAAAGGAGGTACATCACCTACATGGGAAAATATCGATACTGATATTGCTTTAATGCAACAAGCAGGTATTAATACAATCCGTACTTATGCTCCTATTCTAGAGAATAATGTAATTGATAAACTTGCAGCAGGCGGTATTCGAATTATAATGGGCTTTGGTTACTCTGACCCAAGTCACCCGTATAAAATTGTAGATGGAACTTATATCGAGTATGTAAACCAATACAAAGATCACCCTGCTATATTGATGTGGGAATTTGGTAACGAATACAATTACCATACTTACCCAAGTGCCGAAGGTGGTTGGTTTGATGGAGGTCCAATGGAATGGTTTAATGCACTTCAAAATGCAGCAGCCAGTGTAAAAGCAATCGATCCTCATCATCCTATTTCTACTGCACATGGTGAAAAGCCAACTAAATATGGTGATATGTGGGGAGATCCTATAGAAGTAGCTCCTGATGTAGATGTTTGGGGAATGAATGTTTACAGATGGACTGGTTCGAGTGGTGCAATTTGGGATTTTTGGTATTCTTTTAATGCACAAGGTAGAGTAAAAGGTGCTTACTTATCAGAAGCAGGAGCAGATAGCTATGATGTGAGAATTATGGAAGAAAACCAAGGTATGCATGCTGCTGATATGAAAGAGATACTTTCTCAAGTACTTACAGCTGTTAACCCAGAAGATGGTAAAAAAATTATTGATTGTGGATTAGGAATTACTCTTTTCCAATTTACAGATGGATGGAACAAAACAGGCAACCCTGCCACTCATGATGTTGGAAATGTAGATTTACCAGGTTCATTCCCTCAAGATAATTTTAATAATGAGGAGTGGTTTGGTATTACTACGATTGAACGCCAACCAAAACAGGCTTTTTATGAAGTTGCAGACATTTACAACAACTTAAAAGCTCAATTTCCTGACCCTCCAATGGGTGTTGTTGGTAACACAGTTAATGTAACAGGTATTACAGTAAACACATCAAATGTTACTTTATATGTTGGAGATCAGCTAACTATTTTTACAGAGATACTTCCAGAAAATGCATCTAATAAAACAGTATCATGGTCAGCAAGTTCAATAGCTGCAGGCGTGGATAATGGAACAATAACTGCAAATCAAACAGGAAGTTCTATTATCACTGCAACTACTGTAGATGGTAATTTTTCTGCCACTTGTAATGTAACCGTGATCAACAGAGTTCAGCCAACTTGTGATATTGATAATCAGATTGAAGCTGAAAGTTATGTAACAATGAATGGCATTCAATTAGAAGCTACCACTGATATTGGGGGTGGACAAAATGTTGGTTGGATTGATGCTGGAGATTGGTTACAATATGATATTGCATTACCTGCCTGTACTTATGAAGTTACTTTTAGAGTTGCTAGTCTCGATGGTGGCGGCATTTTAGAACTTAAAAATGAAAACTCTTTACTTTCTAGTTCTCAAGTTACACAGACATCTGGGTGGCAAAATTGGGTTGATATAACAGAAGAAGTAACTATTTCTGAAGCAATCACATCTTTATCAATTCATGCTCCTAGTGGTGGATACAATATCAATTGGGTCAAGATAAAAAGTAAAGAAGACAATACTGATATTGCTCCAAATAGTATAGCATTATCTACTTCATCAATTGCTTTAACCATAGGAGAGCAACAAACAATAACTGCAAATATCCTTCCTTCAAATGCAACAGATAAAAGTATTGTATGGTCATCTTCTAACCCTGCCATTGCAGCTGTAGATCAAAATGGTTTTATTACTGCAATAAGTGGAGGATCAGCTATAATTACAGGAACAACAAGTAATCAATTGAATGCTACCTGTACAGTTACTGTTCAAAATCCTATCATAAATGTTTCTACTATCAACCTAAATACAATAACAGAAACACTAATAGAAGGAAATAGCACAATACTTACAGCAACAGTTTTACCAGAAAATGCTACAGACAAATCAGTTACTTGGAGTAGTTCAAATACTGCAATAGCATCAGTCAATCAAAATGGTCTTGTTACGGCTATTTCAGAAGGATCTGCTATCATTTCTGTAATTTCGAATAATGGAAATATATCGGCTTCAGCAACAATAAATGTAGAAGCAGACAATTCTATAAGTTGTAATTTTTCTACTTTAATAGAGGCAGAAACATATACAGCTAGTTTAGATGTTCAAGTAGAAAATACAACCGATACAAATGGAGGACAAAATGTTGGTTGGATTGATGCTGGAGATTGGCTTGTTTGGAATGTAAACATTCCTGCATGTACTTATAAAATTACCTATAGAATTGCGAGTGCTGTAAATGGAGGCACTATTCAGATAGAAGAAGCTGGAGGAGTAAATGTATTTGGTCAAGTTACTTTTAATGGAACTGGCGGATGGCAATCTTGGATAGATGTTGAGCAAGAAATTACTATTGAAAATGATATTTCTGAATTGGCTATTTATACTCCTACAGGTGGTTTTAATATCAATTGGATTAAAATTGAATCTCTAAATCCAACTATCCCAGCAACATCAATAACACTAAATAACTGTCCAGCTGATGTAGCTTTAAACACTTCACATCAACTTACAGCAACAGTTCTTCCTAGTAATACAACAGATAAAGCAATTATTTGGAGTTCTTCGGATGAAAATATTGTAACTGTAGATCAAACAGGTATTGTAAATGTTATCGGTTATGGTGAAGCAATAATTACAGCTGTTAGTTCTAATCAATTATCTGCTAGCTGTACCGTTATTTTAGAAAATAATATTGTTCCTGTTTCTTCAATCAGTCTTTTTGATCTACAAGAAAAAAATGAGATCACAATTGAAGAAGATGCCTCGTTTACGCTCTCACCAAGAATATTACCACAAGATGCAACCAATAAAAATATCAATTGGTCATCTTCTAATACTGCTATTGTTACTGTAACTCAAGATGGTACGATAATGGGTATTTCTGAAGGTAATGCAACAATAACAGTTATTACAGAAGATGGTAATTTGAGTACATCTGCCCCAATTATTGTTACTGCTAAACCAATTGGAAATGGAGAACTTACATTGCTATGGGAAGACCAATTTAACGGCAATTCTTTAGACCCTAATAATTGGGTTATGGAAAATTCTAATGGCTGTGATATTGGCAATTGTAGTTTTGGTAATCAAGAGCTACAAGCCTACACCAATAGAAATGAAAATGTAAGTGTTGAAAACGGTAAACTTGTACTTACTGCGCGTAAAGAAACACTTATGGACCGTGATTTTACATCTGGCAAAGTAATGTCTAGAGAAAAAGTAAACATTAATTACGGCGTAGTTGAAGCCAGTATTAAACTGCCAGATATGAATAACGGTTTATGGCCTGCTTTCTGGATGCTACATACACGAAACAATTGGCCATATACCGGAGAAATTGATATTCTTGAAGCTGGAGCAAAAGCTTTAGAAAGAGATGTAAACGAAGAAGTAAAATCAAATATTTTCTGGAGAGCTGAAGCTGCTGGTGTAGATGCAAATTTACAATGGGGTAATGAAGATGCCTTTTCTTATTACACAGGTGAGCAATCTGGTAAACAAGCTCACGAAGCATTTTTTGTTTACCGCTTATATTGGACACCAGACTACATACGTACAACAATCTTACAAACTGATTCAGATGGAGAACCTATCCCATCTACAGAATATGAGATGTTACGCATTGATAATGATCCAAATAATCCTACTTTCCAAAATGAATTTTTCTCTGACGACAGTTTTTATGTAATCATGAATTTAGCTGTTGGAGGCTGGTTCCCTTTCAACCCTGATAATGGAGAAAATAATGCTGCAAATGTTACCGCTCTACCAACTCCCGGTTCGGAAAGAGAGATGTTAATAGATTATGTAAGAGTATATTCAATTGATGGTATTGGTGCTATAAGTAGTGGTCCAGGCTATGCAAATCCTATTCCTCCGACAAAATTTGGTATCTATCAAGATGGAACAGAAACTGCTAAATCTTTAGAATATGGTATAGATGCAGAACTTTGGGTTTGGTCTGGAAGCGATGTTCTTCTTAATGCAGAAGCTAGTGTTTATGGCGATTCTGCATTAAATTTTACAATGCCTGCAAATACATGGTCTGGATTAGGTTTTAATAGCTCGGATGTACTAAACCTAAGTAATTACAATGGTGGTACATTAAGATTTAAGGCAAAAACAAATTCTCAAGAACCTTTTAGAATTCATACATGGACACGTACTGGTGGACGAGAAGTGCAGTTTGGAAGAGGTGAAAATGCTTATGGACTTGTTCGAGATGGACAATGGCACGATGTCGAAATTCCTTTAAATGATGTTGTTGATAACTTATCAGAAGTAATTAGGCCATTTATAATTGGTGAAATTCCTGGTAATACACCAAGTTCAGATTTAGAAATTGTATTGGATGAAATTCATTATGCAACGTCTGGATCAAATGCTAGATTAAATGAAAGTGCTCTTGCCCTAGAACAAGAGATTACAATAAATGCCTATCCTAACCCTGCCACTAACATTATTACTTTAAATGGAGAACTTCAAAATTTCTCTCAACTTACCGTATTTAATATTGATGGTAAAATACAATTCAGTCAAAATATTGACAACGAGTTAAAGGCTGATATTTTGATCAGTAATCTAAAAACGGGAATCTATTTCATTCAGCTAAACGGCGCTGAACATTCTAAATCAATAAAATTTATAAAAAAATAA
- a CDS encoding helix-turn-helix domain-containing protein, producing the protein MTNFENHKNDIATFFSGKFISDDFIEVDNEIAKGFIFFYKLSDYKHFLVFNLEIKQPIDYELDYSKAQHFSRLAAFFNNEIYVKSLKENTEQLISYDGFYTSDKNVRIKGKLKKGEYLQHISFFYTEELFDIILNEQVRKYYQTQNHFLIYLDNRSELNNFKKTLLTIFSYPPEIIGQVLKVKLQELKFIFLARLFNLDIEKLDIKNSSITNYQLKILFEIRTTILEDLREKPNVGDFIAKYGIHKTLLQSLFQETFGYTIYNFFTIQRMEKTKEELIDKKMSTTEIAYEYGFSDVQHFSKQFKKFFGETPSKFYTKFNVN; encoded by the coding sequence ATGACCAACTTCGAAAATCACAAAAATGATATAGCTACCTTTTTTAGTGGTAAGTTCATATCAGATGATTTTATAGAAGTTGATAATGAGATTGCTAAAGGTTTTATTTTTTTTTATAAGCTTTCTGATTATAAACATTTTTTAGTTTTCAATTTAGAAATAAAACAACCTATTGATTACGAGCTTGATTATAGTAAAGCCCAACATTTTAGTAGATTAGCTGCTTTTTTTAATAATGAGATTTATGTCAAAAGTCTTAAAGAAAATACCGAGCAATTAATTAGTTATGATGGTTTTTATACTAGCGATAAAAATGTTCGTATTAAAGGGAAATTAAAAAAGGGAGAATATCTACAACACATTAGTTTTTTTTATACAGAAGAGTTATTTGATATTATTTTAAATGAACAAGTAAGAAAATACTATCAAACACAAAATCACTTTTTAATATATCTTGATAACAGATCAGAACTCAATAATTTTAAAAAAACATTACTCACAATTTTTTCTTATCCTCCAGAAATAATAGGGCAAGTTCTTAAAGTAAAGTTACAAGAATTGAAATTTATTTTCTTGGCTAGGTTATTCAATTTAGATATTGAAAAACTTGATATTAAAAATTCATCCATCACAAATTATCAATTAAAAATCCTCTTTGAAATAAGAACAACGATTTTGGAAGATTTAAGAGAAAAACCAAATGTGGGAGATTTCATTGCTAAATATGGGATTCATAAAACACTCCTTCAAAGCTTATTTCAAGAAACTTTTGGATATACAATCTATAACTTCTTTACAATTCAAAGAATGGAAAAAACAAAAGAAGAACTTATAGACAAAAAAATGAGTACTACAGAAATTGCTTATGAATATGGGTTTAGTGATGTACAACATTTTTCTAAGCAGTTTAAAAAATTCTTTGGAGAGACTCCTAGTAAATTCTACACCAAATTTAATGTAAACTAA